A window of Neosynechococcus sphagnicola sy1 contains these coding sequences:
- a CDS encoding IS5 family transposase produces the protein IDSQSVKSAAGVSQSVGYDAGKQIKGRKRFMTVDTLGLLLRVLVTAASVPEREGAKQVLQQVKQMGQGVSRLHTIWADGGFDGNPFLMWVMDVCRWIVEVVLRPEQTKGFVLLKKRWVVERTFGWLMGYRRLVRDYELWPETSETFIYLAMIRIMVRQLA, from the coding sequence TTATCGACAGTCAAAGTGTCAAAAGTGCCGCTGGAGTGAGCCAATCGGTGGGCTACGATGCGGGCAAACAAATTAAAGGTCGAAAACGGTTTATGACGGTCGATACCCTGGGATTGCTGTTGCGGGTCTTGGTGACTGCCGCGAGTGTACCCGAACGAGAGGGGGCTAAACAGGTACTCCAACAGGTGAAACAGATGGGTCAAGGGGTATCGCGACTGCATACGATTTGGGCCGATGGCGGTTTTGACGGTAATCCATTCCTGATGTGGGTGATGGATGTTTGTCGGTGGATTGTGGAGGTTGTGCTGCGACCAGAGCAAACCAAAGGGTTCGTATTGCTGAAAAAAAGGTGGGTTGTTGAACGAACATTTGGCTGGCTCATGGGGTACCGTCGATTGGTTCGAGACTATGAGTTATGGCCAGAAACTTCGGAGACATTTATTTACCTGGCCATGATACGAATCATGGTGAGGCAGTTAGCATAA
- a CDS encoding GNAT family N-acetyltransferase, translating to MSRQIQFRVHEGSEPSAATVNLQQLQRLFQATAFWAQNRRLEDLEIAIAHSKPVVTVWDGDRLIGFARATSDGVYRATIWDVVIHPDYQGSGLGSKLVETVLSHPHINRVERVYLMTTHQQPFYGRIGFQSNDSTTMVLYNQPQELLDTLTLNQHREYLISAHSS from the coding sequence ATGAGTCGTCAAATCCAGTTCCGGGTTCATGAAGGGTCTGAGCCGTCCGCTGCAACGGTGAATTTGCAGCAACTCCAAAGGCTATTTCAAGCAACGGCTTTCTGGGCACAGAATCGACGGCTAGAAGATCTGGAGATCGCGATCGCCCATAGTAAGCCTGTAGTCACGGTCTGGGATGGCGATCGCCTGATAGGATTTGCCCGAGCCACCTCCGATGGAGTTTACCGGGCAACGATCTGGGATGTGGTGATTCATCCGGACTATCAGGGATCGGGGCTGGGGAGCAAGTTGGTCGAAACGGTTCTCAGTCACCCCCATATTAACCGGGTGGAGCGCGTCTACCTGATGACCACCCATCAACAGCCCTTCTATGGGCGGATTGGCTTCCAAAGTAATGACAGTACTACCATGGTTTTGTATAACCAGCCCCAGGAATTACTGGATACCCTGACCCTGAACCAGCATCGAGAATACTTGATCTCGGCACACTCCAGCTAA
- a CDS encoding Mo-dependent nitrogenase C-terminal domain-containing protein, with product MKAPNYPNQNLALECWVWIRSEDLHINTSTEQAAASAAAFDLLYPFRYWLDGIEVREPKLARFLCQKIPAHCPFERDIRFFGRKLLHIPPLCKLNPLYEQVAALRFRALCYLADVCGEDVSPYC from the coding sequence ATGAAAGCACCAAACTACCCCAACCAAAACCTGGCACTAGAGTGCTGGGTTTGGATACGTTCTGAGGACCTGCATATTAATACATCAACAGAACAGGCGGCTGCATCGGCGGCTGCCTTCGATCTGCTCTACCCCTTTCGTTACTGGCTGGATGGGATTGAGGTGCGGGAACCCAAATTAGCCCGGTTCCTCTGCCAGAAGATTCCAGCCCATTGCCCATTTGAACGAGACATCCGCTTCTTTGGTCGAAAATTGCTCCATATTCCGCCACTCTGTAAACTCAACCCCCTCTATGAGCAGGTGGCAGCTCTGCGTTTTCGAGCCTTGTGTTATCTAGCCGATGTTTGCGGTGAGGATGTTTCCCCTTACTGCTAA
- a CDS encoding ribonuclease J: MSNNGSNPALKIIPLGGLHEIGKNTCVLEYNDEIVLLDAGLAFPTDGMHGVNIVLPDMTYLRENKHKIRGMIVTHGHEDHIGGIPFHLKQFDIPVIYGPRLAMALLAGKLEEAGVSDRTELRTVRPRDMVRIGAQFFVEYIRNTHSIADSFTVAIHTPVGMVIHTGDFKIDHTPVDGEHFDLHRLAEHGSKGVLCLISDSTNSEIPGFTASERSVYPNLDRIFSQAPGRLLVTTFASSVHRLNLILDLAARHQRTVAVVGRSMLNVIAHARNLGYLKCSDDLFQPLHGINQIPPQKILILTTGSQGEPMAALSRIANGDHRQIKIRSGDTVVFSANPIPGNTIAVVNTIDKLMMQGAKVIYGRDQGIHVSGHGCQEDQKLMIALTRPKFFLPVHGEHRMLVKHAETARSMGIPPENMVIINNGDIVELTPDSIQIGGKVPSGVELVDNTGVVNARVLKERQQLAEDGVVTVAVAISWQGELLATPEIHLRGVVTSLERSLLQRWVSEVMTETLRDRWADLARSDGEGQVEIDWVGLQTQLEREIQRMLRRELQSDPLLVLLMQNPLPHSQPSSSTPSPSPSPSPSSVRPALRQRSTAGVAS, from the coding sequence ATGAGTAACAACGGCTCCAATCCTGCTCTGAAAATCATTCCCCTCGGAGGACTCCACGAAATTGGCAAAAATACTTGTGTCTTAGAATACAACGATGAAATTGTCTTACTCGACGCCGGACTTGCCTTCCCAACGGATGGCATGCATGGGGTGAATATTGTCCTGCCGGACATGACCTATTTGCGAGAGAACAAACATAAAATCCGGGGCATGATCGTCACCCATGGTCATGAAGATCACATTGGCGGCATTCCCTTTCACCTGAAGCAGTTTGATATTCCGGTTATCTACGGCCCCCGCTTAGCCATGGCGCTGTTGGCAGGCAAGCTAGAAGAAGCTGGTGTCAGCGATCGCACCGAGTTGCGCACCGTCCGTCCCCGCGACATGGTACGCATTGGGGCTCAGTTTTTTGTGGAATACATTCGCAACACCCACTCGATTGCCGACAGTTTCACCGTTGCGATTCATACCCCCGTTGGCATGGTGATCCACACCGGAGACTTTAAAATTGACCACACCCCGGTGGATGGGGAGCATTTTGATCTCCATCGCCTCGCCGAACATGGTTCCAAGGGAGTGCTGTGTTTGATCAGTGACTCGACGAACTCAGAAATCCCCGGATTCACCGCTTCGGAACGCTCGGTGTATCCCAATCTGGATCGGATCTTTAGCCAAGCCCCCGGACGACTGCTGGTGACCACCTTTGCCTCCTCGGTGCATCGCCTGAATCTGATCTTGGATTTAGCAGCTCGCCACCAGCGAACTGTCGCTGTGGTCGGTCGCTCAATGTTAAATGTGATTGCCCATGCCCGTAACCTGGGCTATCTCAAATGCAGTGATGACCTCTTCCAACCCTTACATGGGATTAATCAAATCCCGCCGCAAAAAATCTTGATCCTGACCACAGGTTCCCAGGGAGAACCGATGGCAGCCCTGAGTCGCATTGCCAACGGCGACCATCGCCAAATTAAAATCCGCTCCGGTGATACGGTTGTCTTTTCCGCCAACCCGATTCCTGGCAACACCATCGCCGTCGTCAACACCATCGATAAACTGATGATGCAGGGAGCCAAGGTGATTTACGGTCGGGATCAAGGTATTCATGTCTCGGGGCATGGATGTCAAGAGGATCAAAAGCTGATGATTGCCCTTACCCGTCCCAAGTTCTTCCTGCCGGTGCATGGTGAGCACCGGATGTTGGTTAAGCACGCCGAAACAGCTCGGAGTATGGGCATTCCCCCCGAGAATATGGTGATTATCAACAATGGGGATATTGTTGAACTCACCCCCGACTCCATCCAGATTGGCGGCAAAGTCCCCTCCGGAGTGGAGCTCGTGGACAACACAGGAGTGGTGAATGCCCGAGTTCTCAAGGAGCGGCAACAACTCGCCGAGGATGGCGTCGTTACTGTGGCGGTGGCCATTAGCTGGCAGGGTGAATTGCTCGCCACCCCCGAAATCCATCTCCGGGGCGTGGTGACTTCCCTGGAGCGATCGCTGCTCCAACGCTGGGTCAGCGAGGTGATGACCGAAACTCTGCGCGATCGCTGGGCTGACTTGGCTCGTAGCGATGGCGAAGGCCAAGTGGAAATCGACTGGGTCGGCCTCCAGACCCAACTCGAACGGGAGATTCAGCGCATGCTCCGGCGGGAATTACAAAGTGATCCCCTGTTGGTGTTGCTAATGCAGAATCCGCTCCCGCATTCCCAACCTAGCAGCAGTACTCCGAGTCCAAGCCCCAGCCCCAGCCCCAGCTCTGTTCGGCCTGCTTTACGCCAGCGCTCCACGGCTGGAGTTGCCTCGTGA
- the dapA gene encoding 4-hydroxy-tetrahydrodipicolinate synthase: MVNFGQILTAMITPFNQQGQVDYGVAEQLAVHLVDHGSDTLVVCGTTGESPTLSWSEEYELFQVVQKAVAGKAKVMAGTGSNSTQEAIAATQKASQLGLDGSLQVVPYYNKPPQEGLYRHFRAIAEAAPDLPMMLYNVPGRTSQSLQPETVARLAEIPNIVAIKEASGSIDQASQIRCLTPSDFALYSGDDSLTLPLLAVGAQGVVSVASHLVGQQLQTMVQAFLAGQVQQATQIHLQLFPLFKSLFLTTNPIPVKTALQLQGWSVGSLRSPLCEPSPDLVQNLQVVLQQLSLL, encoded by the coding sequence GTGGTAAATTTTGGACAAATTTTGACCGCCATGATCACGCCCTTCAACCAGCAGGGGCAAGTCGATTATGGCGTTGCCGAACAACTCGCCGTTCACCTTGTTGATCACGGTAGCGATACCTTGGTCGTCTGTGGTACTACGGGCGAGTCACCAACCCTTAGTTGGTCAGAGGAGTACGAGTTGTTCCAAGTCGTACAAAAAGCGGTAGCTGGGAAAGCCAAAGTGATGGCAGGAACCGGATCTAACTCCACCCAGGAGGCGATCGCCGCCACTCAGAAGGCCAGTCAGTTAGGACTGGATGGTTCCTTGCAGGTGGTGCCCTACTACAATAAGCCGCCTCAAGAAGGACTGTATCGACACTTCCGAGCGATCGCCGAAGCAGCTCCCGATCTACCGATGATGCTGTACAACGTCCCAGGGCGAACCAGCCAGAGCTTACAGCCAGAAACCGTAGCCCGTTTAGCTGAGATTCCCAATATTGTGGCAATTAAGGAAGCCAGTGGCAGCATAGACCAAGCCAGCCAGATTCGCTGTTTGACACCCTCCGACTTTGCCCTTTATTCCGGCGATGATTCCCTCACCTTGCCCCTGCTGGCAGTTGGTGCCCAGGGGGTTGTCAGCGTTGCCAGCCATCTGGTGGGTCAACAACTCCAGACAATGGTCCAAGCCTTTCTGGCCGGCCAAGTTCAGCAAGCCACCCAAATTCATTTGCAATTGTTTCCCCTGTTCAAATCCCTGTTCCTCACCACCAATCCCATTCCGGTGAAAACAGCGTTGCAACTCCAAGGTTGGTCGGTTGGTTCCCTCCGCTCTCCTCTCTGTGAGCCGTCTCCTGACCTGGTTCAGAATTTGCAGGTTGTGTTGCAGCAATTATCGTTGCTGTAA